The genomic segment ggaactgaaacactctcacataaatatccggcagtgcattccacgcacccaccactctctgtgtaaaaaaacttacccctgacatccccttggtccctatttccaagcaccttaaaactatgtcccctcatattagtcatttcagCGCTGTGaagaaaaacctctgactatccacatgatcaatgcccctcaacatcttatacactaaaaagggctctaaacataaacaaggaaattatacattgctttgaagaTTTGtcggaagtatacaaaattatgagggtatagatagggtaaatgcaagcagctttttccactgaggttgggtgggatgacaactagaggtcatgggtaagtggggaaggtgaaaatttagcagcaatatttggaaaagctcttcactgctatggtcgtgagagtgtggaatgaaacaccagcagaagtggtgaatatgagctgggtttcaccatttaaaagaagtttgtttgggagcctggatggtaggggaatggagggcgatggtcccagtgcaggtagttgcattcaTTCTCGTTTCGGGCGTGAAGGAGCTCTTTGATCATGTCAGGTCATGGCATGACTCGCTCTTCTCGGGCTGGTTTGCAGTTTTCTGTGGGGCGCATCCATCGGCTCCTACGGAAGGGTCACTATGCCATGCTTGTCTACCTAGCGGCAGTGCTAGAATACCTGACGGCTGAAATTCTGGAGGTGGCAGGCAACGCTGCTCGAGACAATAAGAAGACCAGGATCATTCCCCGCCACCTACAGCTCGCTATCTGCAACGACGAGGAGCTCAATAAACTGCTGGGAGGGGTTACTACCACCCAGGGTGGCGTCCTGCCCAACATCCAGGCTGTGCTGCTCTCCAAGAAAATGGGACACCCTAGCAAAGTTTATACTTAAATACAACAGAGGCAAGGTAGTTGCATTGGACAGCTTAAATATTTATTCGGaattgacttgatgggccaaataccctgtttccatactgaacttctccatgtttctatgacagagaagctggccaaacttggttggaagggaaaaggtaggagtgacaatggagcagcaatggctggagtttctgggaacaattcgggatacatcccaaagaagtggaagcattggaaaggcaggaggacacaactgtggatgaaatgagaagccaatgCCAATATAAaacccaaagagagggcaaacaaaagagcaaaaactgcTGGGAAgattttagaaaccaacagaagatgattaaaaaaagtcagatgagctcagggggtggaattatgatattgtagtcattaatgagtcttggtagcacccaacagtctgaggtatttagaggaacaaaatattcggggcctcaatatctcttgaaaaccaaggtacaATATGATAATTCCccgtcctgagctcatctggctttcctacgatgcttcttgcattgtgatgtacatagctcagcacattcatcgcaccatacTCAACCATTTCAtcgctgactctatctgaggtctaaacaacatctgactggtgtcaaacatagaaacatagaaaataggtgcaggagtaggccattcagcccttcgagcctgtgctgtcattcagtatgatcatggctgatcatccaactcagaaccctgcaccagccttccctccattccccctgatccccctagccacaagggccatatctaactccctcttaaatatagccaatgaactggcctcaactgtttcctgtggcagagaattccacagattcaccactctctgtgtgaagaagattttcctcatctcggtcctaaaaggcttcccctttatcctcaaactgtgacccctcattctggacttccccaacatcgggaacaatcttcctgcatccagcctgtccaatccctttaggattttatacgtttcaatcagatcccccctcaatcttctaaattccaatgagtataagcctagttcatccagtctttcataatATGAAAGtcatgccatcccaggaatcaatgtggtgaaccttctttgtactccctctatggcaaggaagtctttcctcagattaggggaccaaaactgcacacaatactccaggtgtagtctcaccaaggccttgtacaactgcagtagtacctccctgctcctgtactcgaatcctcttgctataaatgccagcataccattcgcctttttcaccacctgctgtacctgcatgcccactttcaatgactggtgtataatgacacccaggtctcgttgcacctccccttttcctaatcggccaccattcagataataatctgttttcctgtttttgccaccaaattggataacttcacatttatccacattaaatttcatctgccatgaatttgcccactcacctaacctatccaagtcaccctgcatcctcttagcatcctcctcacagctaacactgctgcccagcttcgtgtcatccgtaaacttggagatgctgcatttaattcccttgtctaagtcattaatatatattgtaaacaactggggtcccagcactgagccttgcggtaccctactagtcactgcctgccattccgaaaaggtcccatttattcccactctttgcttcctgtctgccaaccaattctctatccacatcaataccttactcccaataccctgtgctttaagtttacacaccaatctcctgtgtgggaccttgtcaaaagccttttgaaaatccaaatataccacatccactggttctgccctatccactctactagttacatcctcaaaaaattctatgacattcatcagacatgattttcctttcacaaatccatgctgactttgtccgatgatttcaccgctttccaaatgtgctgttatcacatctttgataactgactccagcagtttccccaccaccgacgttaggagaaccagtctataattccctggtttctctctccctcttttttaaaaagtagggttacattagtcactttccaatcctcaggaactagtcgagaatctaaagagttttgaaaaattatcactaatgcatccactatttcttgggctacttccttaagcactctgggatgcagaccatctggccctggggatttatctgcctttaatcccttcaatttacctaacaccacttccctactaacatgtatttccctctgttcctccatctcactggaccttctgtcctctactatttccggaagattatttatgtcctccttagtgaagacagaaccaaagtaattattcaacaaactctccctcattgccacaaaaacaaaggagctgattgtggacgacaggaggaatggagacaggctaacccctattgacatcagtggatctggggttcagagggtgaacagctttaagttcctcggcataaacatcaccaaggatctcacatggtctctacatactggctgtgttgtgaaaaaagcacatcagcacctctttcacctcagatggttgaagaagttcgggatggggccccaaatcctaaggactttcaacagggacacaactgagaacatcctgactggctgtatcactgcctggtctgggaactgtacttcccttaatcgcaggaacctgcagagagtggtgcggacagcccagcgcatctgtagatgtgaacttcccactatttcaggacatttacagagacaggtgtgtaaaaagggcccaaaggatattggagtcccaattcaccacaaccacaaactgttcctgctgctaccatccaggaaacggtaccacagcaaaaggaccaacaggctccaggacatcatcttctaccaggccatcggattgattaattcatgctgatacaattgcatttctatgttatattgactgtcctatatacaaactatttattataaataactataaattacacattgcacatttagacagagatgtaacataaagatttccactcctcatgtatatgaaggatgtatgtaataaagtcaattcaattcagcctctccactatctgttctgtcagtctggctcccattcccccacaacttattttaaccacatcatcccactcccccaactctagcactagcaagccttaccaataggatattggtcccctcttgttctgttcctctaactaacaaatcccctatcacccctttgactttcctctgccaggtaatcccccccatcagtttctaaagtggtccacctgctgTTGTGTAAGATggcaacaagagtactctgcgatggctatttaacctcattccccttcctgactctcacccagtttactgtatcctgcaccttgggtgtaactcacctctcttcatgtcatatctatcaccccctccgacTCCCAGCTGATCCAGAATTCATGCACTTCAAATTCCAACTccataaagtgcagggttacaagctgcagctggatgtacatcttgtaggtgagggcatcagggacactggaggtctccccaccttctcaccaatgtcccttctaatttgtaatgaccagtgtgcacataaatcttgtact from the Mobula birostris isolate sMobBir1 chromosome 13, sMobBir1.hap1, whole genome shotgun sequence genome contains:
- the LOC140207847 gene encoding histone H2AX-like, whose product is MTRSSRAGLQFSVGRIHRLLRKGHYAMLVYLAAVLEYLTAEILEVAGNAARDNKKTRIIPRHLQLAICNDEELNKLLGGVTTTQGGVLPNIQAVLLSKKMGHPSKVYT